From Brucella pseudogrignonensis, a single genomic window includes:
- a CDS encoding DUF6163 family protein — MRQDELQQHIQPSGTEWSFVWFMRLIALAVLASGVYYWIKLIGVQPGLLWRFDLMPWQWQTACVALALLMPVAATGLWMRAPWGPVLWVVAAIGEIAIYSVFARHFEYRPLIVAFNATCILIYVVFRIMLFLEKRRLSRVGLAV, encoded by the coding sequence ATGCGTCAGGATGAGTTGCAACAGCATATCCAGCCCAGTGGAACCGAGTGGTCTTTCGTATGGTTTATGCGTTTGATCGCTTTGGCTGTTCTGGCAAGCGGTGTTTATTACTGGATTAAGCTGATTGGGGTGCAACCGGGCTTGTTGTGGCGCTTTGATTTGATGCCGTGGCAGTGGCAAACGGCCTGTGTCGCGCTGGCACTCTTAATGCCCGTTGCCGCGACCGGCCTGTGGATGCGTGCACCATGGGGACCGGTTTTATGGGTTGTGGCAGCGATTGGCGAAATAGCGATTTATTCCGTCTTCGCTCGGCACTTCGAATATCGACCACTGATTGTCGCTTTTAATGCGACATGCATCCTCATTTATGTGGTCTTCCGCATCATGCTGTTTCTGGAAAAGCGACGGCTGTCACGCGTCGGTCTTGCCGTCTGA
- the ldtR gene encoding transcriptional regulator LdtR, translated as MINAQHRMDASAPLLNPEAALRTLYLEALQLVERLHRRLLDVIKDEFDRAGRSDINATQALLLFNIGNSELTAGELRSRGYYLGSNVSYNLKKLVDMGFINHERSSTDRRSVRVSLSDKGNEIADQVQSLYQRHIASIEQVGGIQVEEFTAMNRSLQRLDRFWNDSIAYRL; from the coding sequence ATGATCAATGCACAGCACAGAATGGATGCATCTGCTCCGCTTTTGAATCCCGAAGCAGCGCTCCGCACCCTTTATCTTGAAGCACTACAGCTCGTTGAGCGCCTGCATCGCCGTCTGCTCGACGTCATCAAGGATGAGTTCGACCGCGCTGGTCGCAGCGACATTAACGCGACGCAAGCGTTGCTTCTGTTTAATATTGGTAATTCTGAGCTAACCGCAGGTGAGTTACGTTCGCGGGGCTACTATCTTGGCTCAAACGTTTCTTACAATCTGAAAAAGCTCGTTGATATGGGCTTTATCAACCATGAACGTTCAAGCACAGATCGTCGTTCGGTGCGTGTCAGCTTGAGCGACAAAGGCAACGAGATTGCGGATCAGGTACAGTCTCTTTACCAGCGTCATATTGCTTCTATTGAGCAAGTTGGCGGTATTCAGGTGGAAGAGTTTACAGCAATGAACCGGTCGTTGCAGCGTCTTGATCGCTTCTGGAATGATAGCATAGCGTATCGACTGTAG
- a CDS encoding L,D-transpeptidase family protein, whose amino-acid sequence MTKTDKNMLAMNVGRRSFLRGAATAGLAAAASAIAPAAFAQQQQALNDILSAPRRGNWDDQFDARATGGQKVATNQPVISQQTVGNLQSAIAQYGDIAARGGWPQVPGSAKLQLGVNDPSVHALRQRLIVSGDLPREAGVSSAYDTYVDAAVKRFQSRHGLPADGVMGQFTYAAMNVDANTRLGQLQTNLQRLSSMTPASQTEQRFVMVNIPAARIEAVENGSVSQRHTAVVGKIDRQTPILDSKIHEVILNPYWTAPKSIIQKDIIPLMRKNPQYLANNKIRLYNAQGQEVPPESVDWNTDDAVKLMFRQDPGKINAMSSTKINFHNTHAVYMHDTPQKSYFNKLMRFDSSGCVRVQNVRDLDVWLLKNTAGWDRQNIEGTIASGVNTPIQVADPVPLHFVYITAWSTGDGVVQFRDDIYKMDGATALALGTDI is encoded by the coding sequence ATGACCAAAACCGACAAGAATATGCTGGCTATGAATGTGGGCCGTCGCAGCTTTTTGCGTGGTGCTGCAACTGCTGGTTTGGCCGCTGCCGCATCTGCAATTGCTCCTGCGGCATTTGCTCAGCAGCAACAGGCTTTGAATGATATTCTTTCGGCTCCGCGCCGCGGCAACTGGGATGACCAGTTTGATGCGCGTGCAACAGGTGGCCAGAAGGTTGCAACCAATCAGCCGGTTATCAGCCAGCAGACGGTTGGCAATCTTCAGTCGGCAATTGCCCAATATGGCGATATTGCCGCTCGTGGTGGCTGGCCGCAGGTTCCGGGCAGTGCCAAGTTGCAGCTTGGCGTCAATGATCCCTCGGTTCATGCTCTGCGTCAGCGTTTGATAGTCTCTGGCGATCTGCCGCGCGAAGCTGGTGTTTCGAGCGCATACGATACTTATGTCGATGCAGCTGTTAAGCGTTTCCAGTCGCGTCACGGCTTGCCTGCCGACGGTGTTATGGGCCAGTTCACTTATGCTGCAATGAATGTTGATGCGAATACGCGTCTTGGCCAGTTGCAGACAAATCTTCAGCGCCTTTCCAGCATGACACCAGCAAGCCAGACAGAGCAGCGCTTTGTTATGGTCAATATTCCGGCTGCTCGCATTGAGGCTGTTGAAAATGGCAGCGTTTCACAGCGCCATACAGCGGTTGTTGGCAAGATTGATCGTCAGACGCCAATTCTTGATTCCAAGATTCACGAAGTTATTCTCAATCCTTACTGGACGGCTCCAAAGTCGATCATCCAGAAGGATATTATTCCGCTGATGCGGAAAAACCCGCAATATCTGGCAAACAACAAGATCCGCCTTTACAATGCGCAGGGTCAGGAAGTTCCGCCGGAAAGCGTTGACTGGAACACGGATGATGCGGTGAAGCTGATGTTCCGTCAGGACCCGGGTAAGATCAATGCTATGTCCTCTACGAAGATCAACTTCCACAACACGCATGCCGTTTACATGCATGACACACCCCAGAAGAGCTATTTCAACAAGTTGATGCGCTTTGATTCGTCCGGCTGTGTTCGCGTGCAGAACGTTCGCGATCTGGATGTATGGCTGTTGAAGAACACGGCTGGCTGGGACCGTCAGAATATTGAAGGTACGATTGCTTCGGGCGTGAATACGCCAATTCAGGTTGCCGATCCTGTGCCGCTGCACTTCGTTTATATCACTGCGTGGTCAACTGGTGACGGTGTGGTGCAGTTCCGCGACGATATTTACAAGATGGACGGTGCGACGGCACTGGCGCTTGGCACTGACATCTGA
- the glyA gene encoding serine hydroxymethyltransferase, protein MTQANTAFFNATLEEIDADIFGAIRNELGRQRHEIELIASENIVSRAVLEAQGSILTNKYAEGYPGKRYYGGCQYVDVVEELAIERAKKLFGAEFANVQPNSGSQMNQAVFLALLQPGDTFMGLDLNSGGHLTHGSPVNMSGKWFNVVSYGVREDDHLLDMEEIARLAREHKPKLILAGGTAYSRIWDWKRFREIADEVGAYLMVDMAHIAGLVAGGVHPSPVPHAHVCTTTTHKSLRGPRGGMILTNDPDLAKKFNSAVFPGLQGGPLMHVIAGKAVAFAEALKPEFKIYAQNVVDNARALSDELKSQGLDIVSGGTDNHLMLVDLRPKNATGKRAEAALGRANVTCNKNGIPFDPEKPFVTSGVRLGTPAGTTRGFGKAEFKEIGSLIAEVLDGLKVANSDEGNASVEAAVKAKVIALTDRFPMYGYQG, encoded by the coding sequence ATGACACAAGCCAATACCGCTTTTTTCAACGCAACTCTTGAAGAGATTGATGCCGATATTTTCGGTGCGATCCGCAACGAACTTGGTCGTCAGCGCCATGAAATTGAGCTGATCGCCTCAGAAAACATTGTTTCGCGTGCGGTGCTTGAAGCACAGGGTTCGATCCTCACCAACAAATACGCTGAAGGTTATCCGGGCAAGCGCTATTATGGCGGCTGCCAGTATGTTGACGTTGTAGAAGAGCTGGCAATCGAACGCGCCAAGAAGCTGTTCGGTGCAGAATTTGCAAACGTGCAGCCAAACTCCGGAAGCCAGATGAATCAGGCTGTGTTCCTTGCGCTTTTACAGCCGGGCGACACTTTCATGGGTCTTGACCTCAATTCCGGTGGTCACTTGACGCACGGTTCGCCTGTGAACATGTCGGGCAAGTGGTTCAACGTTGTTTCCTATGGCGTCCGTGAAGACGATCATCTTCTCGATATGGAAGAAATCGCGCGCCTTGCACGCGAACATAAGCCAAAGCTCATTCTCGCTGGTGGTACCGCTTATTCGCGTATCTGGGACTGGAAGCGTTTCCGTGAAATTGCTGACGAAGTTGGCGCATATCTGATGGTTGATATGGCTCACATCGCTGGTCTGGTTGCCGGTGGTGTACACCCATCGCCAGTTCCACATGCGCATGTTTGCACCACGACGACTCACAAGTCGCTGCGTGGTCCACGCGGCGGTATGATCCTCACCAACGATCCTGATCTGGCGAAGAAGTTCAATTCGGCTGTCTTCCCGGGCTTGCAGGGCGGCCCACTGATGCACGTGATTGCTGGTAAGGCTGTTGCTTTCGCAGAAGCTCTGAAGCCAGAATTCAAGATTTATGCTCAGAACGTTGTTGATAATGCGCGTGCGCTTTCGGACGAACTGAAGTCGCAGGGCTTGGATATTGTTTCGGGCGGTACTGACAACCACCTGATGCTGGTTGATCTGCGTCCGAAGAATGCGACTGGTAAGCGGGCTGAAGCAGCCCTTGGCCGTGCGAACGTCACCTGTAACAAGAACGGCATTCCATTCGATCCAGAAAAGCCATTCGTAACCTCCGGTGTTCGTCTCGGCACACCTGCTGGCACAACACGCGGTTTCGGCAAGGCTGAATTTAAGGAAATCGGCTCACTGATCGCAGAAGTGCTCGATGGTTTGAAAGTTGCCAACTCCGATGAAGGCAAT